The nucleotide sequence tttttttgcacctacAAAAACACATATGCTTTGCGTCAGACACGAGACGAATTAAGTTGACATATGATAAATACTTTTGAGATGAACTTTGACATAAATAGCCCGATATAAACAAGGTGAGACTCACGAAAGCTTACTGCTTTATTACTGTAGATGAAAGTAGtaccctccatcctaaaatatagcaaccttatACTGGATAGGACACACCCTAATACAACGAATTTGGACACCTAGTacaaagtactattcatgtattatcatctaataataataaaaatactaattataaaaaaaataaaaaaaacggacgatcaaagttaggCGCAGAAAATTATGATTacacttaaaataggacggagTGAGTAAATTTGCTCGATTTGCTTTTGTACGTTTTTCTTTTAAGTATGGGTATGTTTAGttcaaagaagaaaatttttaggtgtcacatcgaatatttgaccGGGTgtcagaaggggttttcggacatgaattaaaaaactaatttcataactcacctagaaaccgcgagacgaatttattaaacctaattaatccatcattagcacatgtggattactacatcacttatagctaatcgtggactaattaggctcaaaagatttgtctcacgatttccacgcaaactgtgtaattagtttttttatctatatttaatgctctatacatatgtccaaaaattcaatgtgacgtttttgagaaaaaaaatttaggccTATATAGTTCCAAAAACTGTTCCCAAAAACATagcatcgaatctttggacacatatatagagcattaaatatagataaaaagaaaaactaatagtACAGATTAGCTATacgtgctacagtaacccacatgtgctactgacggattaattagacttaaaagattcgtctcgcagtttccaggcgagtcatgaaattatttttttttcattcatgtccgaaaacccctttcaacatccggtcaaacgttccatgtgagaaaaaaaaatttattacaccaactaaacatgccctttgTGAACTGATTTATTTTTCCCTTCGCCCAACGTTCCGTGCTTGCAGCTTCTACTGGAAGCCTGCTAGTGCCTTTTGAATGCTGCTCCCAGCTTCACCTTTTTAATTTGAAGTACTGAAGTACGAATCGAATAATTTATAAAGTTTGCTGCCGGCATCTAACGATTGACAATTTGTGGCTTGATTAGGactcaagaaaaaaataattctttcaCTACTTTATATAGTACTAAAAAATATCTTTTATGGATGGAGGAGGTAGATTGCTACTCGTTCCATCTCAGATTATGGGACACCTTTTTTTAGGAAAATCATACCCCGTAATTTTCAagtaataatcatactaaccaCATGTAAACCACATATATATGACCAATTATTATGCACATTATATCActatattcatattttaaagtactttcatgtgatgTTACTTTCATATTTATTAGGAACATAACATAGAACAAATTAGTTTTCAAAGTACATCGTTgaaaaccatgtaaaaaatataggCCTTATAATTTTGGACGAACATagtatattatgaaacggagaaagggTAATCAAGCTCGCAGTTCCAGATTTCTGtcaggagggagtatattatgaaacggagaaagtataatCAAGCACGCAGTTCCAGATTTCTGTCAGCAAACCTTTCCTACTGCATGTATCGAgcggcaatattgacattacgTAGGCGCATTTAAAAGCCTAATTTGAGACGCATTTCAGGAATTTTTAACGTAGTGTATCTTCGTCACGGTTTGCAAATTGATTTAATTTTCTTTGCACGAATGCCGTATTGTGCTCGGCAGTTGCTACACAGCTACAAAATAGGCCAGGAACAGTCGCCGAAAAAGAACGAGTTGCCGAAAAAGAACGGTTTCGCAGTTACACTTGACCATGAGGCAAGCTCAGCTGTTCGATGTGAATTACTACTTGAAGATGATAAACTAGGAGGTTCAATTGGTATAGAACTCGATAGTCTGACGCAGTTGCACACGGGCAACATGGCCAAGTGAGCAACGGCCCAAGTCATACGTATTTACCTCTTTCTGTTAGTGGCAAGTGCGCATCTACTGACATTGTAATATGTAATACGATAACGCCCTTAACTCACCTTGAAGTaacaaattaattaggtcctGTGTTAAATCCATACGCTAGAATATCTGAGAGTTAGCACGTACTGAATGATTCGGTTCGGATGGACGGCACTACACGGCAATTATGAGCTAAACAGGTCTCTGCTGTAGATGTTCGCAAAACGAGAACTTAGTTTCTCATCGCAGCATGAGAAATGCATATTCTCATAGTTGCATGAGAATCGCAAAACTGCAAACTGCATATGTTGGCAAAATGTGATTTTGGGTTCATTTCAGATAAGGTTCGCTACTTTAGATTACCACAAAGCTTATTACATGAAAGAAGTTCATACATTTATCAAATCAAATAACTTGAATGCTTGTGTATGGTATGCACACTCGTAGAACAACCTAAGCATTGTATATACTAGAATAACACAAGAATATGCAGATAACATATCACACAACTATAAATTAAATACTATCAATAGCAAATGCACAGAAAATGGTAAACGTGTCTCACTAAAAAGATCTAAAACTGTAACCAGCCACAATTATAATCCGTGATATGCATAAGCTAACCTTAATAGTTTAAATTCCAAGTTTAAAAGTCATCTTAATAgtttgtcatatatatatatttgtttttctaAGGAAAAAAACCTCAACTTTGTTAAGATATGCTTGAACAAAATACAAGGGAACAAGTATGATGCAAACTATCATATCTCCCTTGTTCGCCTAAATTGGACTATGCCCTAGCAGAAATAAAGCCTACAAAACTTGTTAGCAGAGTTTCTGGTTTTAACTTTTAAGAAGTGCATATACTACACCTACGATTAGCTGAATGCCTGAATCTGTTTGGATATTTCACTTGATACCTAATTTCATAGCAGAGAAGTTGTAAATGGCACGGAAAGAACAATTGCAGAGCAGCACATAAAACGTACCTGAATAAGTAACTTAGCCTGAAGGTTGATTTCCAGGATAGCCTTAAGGTTGATTTCCAGGCTTCTGTTGTAGCTGACCCAACAGGCGCTGAGCCAACTGAAGAGTCGCCTGATACTTCCTGTTCCGTTCTGCCTCGTCAGCAGAAGCTTGTGCAGCAACAGGAGCTTGTGCGGCAGCAGGAGCTTGCATAGCAGGAGGGAATTGCGCAGCAACAGGAGCTTGTGCAGCAGGAGTCGCAACAATTTGTTGATGGTGCGCCTGTAAAGAGAAACCATAGTTTACCCTATCATTAGGCAAAGTCAAAGCATGCTGAAACACTGCCAAAAACCCTATCTGATTATTTGTTGGCAAGGTTTACTTGGGAATAAGGAAGAAATGGGATGTTAGAATTGCTGACCTGAAGATTAGAACTGCTAACTGTGGCCAATTGACCATAATTGCTTTGAGTCATATAATACTGCTCTGGTTGATACTGTTGCTGACTCATCTGCGTAGGCAAACTGTGTCCAACTTGCGATGATAATATAGCAGAACTGGGTGGCAGCgtaggaggtggtggtggtggtggcaagtTTAGAGTCATTTCAGGATTGTAAGCACTATGTTGTGTTGGGTGCTCCTGTGCACCTGCCAAGTTCCCATAGTTTGGCAGATGAACTGCTCCAGCTTGTTTGCTGAACTGTTGTCCTGAATGCTGGAAATTACCGATCTGCTCTAAGGATGAAGTAGAAGCCATTGCTTGATTTTCAGGTCTCCATACTTTTGCAAGAGTAGATGCATCATTCATTTGGGTTAATGCAGGTTGGTCTGTTGAGCTCAGGGGAAGCTGGCCAGTGACCAGAGCTGATGACTGCCCACTTGGCAAAAGTTTAGCTAAAGTGGCTATCATATCAGGCTGGAGTGAAGGCTGTACCTGTAGTCCTGCGTTTGTAGGGATACCGGCAAGGTTTGGCTGAACTACTTGTCCTTCATCCACCCGAGGTCGTGCAAGAATTTGCCCCAATTGATGCAATGAATCCTCACGTAAAGATCCACGGTGATCAGCATCTCGATGGTGATTGTTGCTAGGCGTAATCATACTATACCTTCTCTGCAAAGGAATTTCCCTTTCATCGTAGTAAGGTTGTGATTCTGGTGCAGTTAGTTGTGGCCTTTGTACAGCAGGAGTGGGAGCagaagcaggagcagcagcagacatTTGCGGAATGTGTAATACTACACCGTAAAGACGTTCTGGACCATCAACTTGCAAAACATTTCGTAAAAAATCGGAAGGTGGGACCAAAAATAAAGTAGTCCCCCCATCAACCTTTACAACCCCTGCCCGACTTTTTGAGCCTAAGTAGCGCAAAAATTCAGTGTAAGAAACAAAGTCATCTTCACTATCTGGCAAGAAGAAGACGATATCAAACCCTGAAGCGTCTCTATAATGCTTTGCCAGCATATCTAGTCCAGTTCTAGCGGAACAATTAACAACATCCGGTCTGCAAAACAGTGGAATATGTGTAAGATCCAGAGGCTATAGAAATCAACTGTAGAGAACAAGATTAAGATGGTGAGTGTATACATACAAAGGTATCTCAACACCCTTCCTTATAGGCAAACAGCGAGCACGACATACAGGAGATCCACCTTTGGCAATGCTACCACGCCAGAAGTGCTCAAGGTATGATGTTCGGTGCACTGTGCCATGGATTCGAATAGCAGGACTTGAGCTCCTCTCAGAACGTGCACTCTCGCGCTGAGAGTACCCAGCAGAATAAAGACCCTCACTACCTGCCCTTGTATCATAAGGGTCAGCTGCAGCATCCAACCGCAACCTCTTGGCTTCTCTTGGATCGAATGTACTCTGAGCAGATCGTCCAGTTAAGAGAGGATTTCCAGATTCCGGTGATGGAAGAATACCACCAGAAACAGGGACACCACTGTACTCAAAGTATCTTGATCTTCCCCGTCGAGGATCAAAATAATCAGAAGCGCCATACTGACCATCATCATAATACATCTCTGATTTTGGAAATCCAGAAACTGCTGTTGGATTATCTAATTTATTTGGCGCAAGCTCACTGTTCGAGAAAAGAATTTGAATTCTCTGATCATTGAAAAGACGACCATCTAGATTTTTCTTAGCATTAGAAGCTTCCCCAACTGTTGCAAACTCCACAAAAGCATATTGCCTTGTTGGGAAAACTTTTGTATTTGTAACAGCACCATGTACAGCCATCGCTTGCCGAAGTGCCTCCTCATTGATTTTAGCTGTATTAGGGAAACCTACCCAAAGAACATTGGTGGGATTGGATTCTCGATTTCGTActccataaccctgacatgcCAACAGAATATGAAACGATAGTTAGCAACATCAGCAGATATAACAGAAAAACAACCAGTAATACAAGAAAGGAAATGCAAACAGAAAATACCTTTGCAGGTCCAGTTCTACCATTGAAGCTGCCTGTCTCCAACcattcctaaaaaaaattcagaaatattaCATGCAACAAGAACATTCATAAGCTTGTTACCAAGAAAATGCAAACAGTATATCAATACATATAATTAATGGATACACACCGCTCTGCCCCTGGACCTTTGGAAATCAACACACAGTTCTTGTCCACCTAAAACTCTTCCATTCAAGGCTCTATGTGCCGAAATTGCATCTTCCAGCTTGTCAAAATCAATGTACGCGGAAGTCTGATCACGAGAGAATGCAATACCATCAACCTTTCCAAATTTCTTAaactcctcctccagctcctccTTTGAAATTGAGGAGCTAATGC is from Oryza sativa Japonica Group chromosome 9, ASM3414082v1 and encodes:
- the LOC4347579 gene encoding flowering time control protein FPA isoform X1, which produces MSSEPPPPQPQPQEAAGREASSSLSPAKESAAGGGGVGGSGAPETNTLWVGNLPAQAAEDDVMASFSPHGALDCVMARAGPRSYAFVLFRSVPEARAALDALQGSKVKGSVVRLEFARPARAVKNLWVGGISSSISKEELEEEFKKFGKVDGIAFSRDQTSAYIDFDKLEDAISAHRALNGRVLGGQELCVDFQRSRGRAEWLETGSFNGRTGPAKGYGVRNRESNPTNVLWVGFPNTAKINEEALRQAMAVHGAVTNTKVFPTRQYAFVEFATVGEASNAKKNLDGRLFNDQRIQILFSNSELAPNKLDNPTAVSGFPKSEMYYDDGQYGASDYFDPRRGRSRYFEYSGVPVSGGILPSPESGNPLLTGRSAQSTFDPREAKRLRLDAAADPYDTRAGSEGLYSAGYSQRESARSERSSSPAIRIHGTVHRTSYLEHFWRGSIAKGGSPVCRARCLPIRKGVEIPLPDVVNCSARTGLDMLAKHYRDASGFDIVFFLPDSEDDFVSYTEFLRYLGSKSRAGVVKVDGGTTLFLVPPSDFLRNVLQVDGPERLYGVVLHIPQMSAAAPASAPTPAVQRPQLTAPESQPYYDEREIPLQRRYSMITPSNNHHRDADHRGSLREDSLHQLGQILARPRVDEGQVVQPNLAGIPTNAGLQVQPSLQPDMIATLAKLLPSGQSSALVTGQLPLSSTDQPALTQMNDASTLAKVWRPENQAMASTSSLEQIGNFQHSGQQFSKQAGAVHLPNYGNLAGAQEHPTQHSAYNPEMTLNLPPPPPPPTLPPSSAILSSQVGHSLPTQMSQQQYQPEQYYMTQSNYGQLATVSSSNLQAHHQQIVATPAAQAPVAAQFPPAMQAPAAAQAPVAAQASADEAERNRKYQATLQLAQRLLGQLQQKPGNQP
- the LOC4347579 gene encoding flowering time control protein FPA isoform X2, whose protein sequence is MPSLLTPCLDLLSPSISPHEARAVKNLWVGGISSSISKEELEEEFKKFGKVDGIAFSRDQTSAYIDFDKLEDAISAHRALNGRVLGGQELCVDFQRSRGRAEWLETGSFNGRTGPAKGYGVRNRESNPTNVLWVGFPNTAKINEEALRQAMAVHGAVTNTKVFPTRQYAFVEFATVGEASNAKKNLDGRLFNDQRIQILFSNSELAPNKLDNPTAVSGFPKSEMYYDDGQYGASDYFDPRRGRSRYFEYSGVPVSGGILPSPESGNPLLTGRSAQSTFDPREAKRLRLDAAADPYDTRAGSEGLYSAGYSQRESARSERSSSPAIRIHGTVHRTSYLEHFWRGSIAKGGSPVCRARCLPIRKGVEIPLPDVVNCSARTGLDMLAKHYRDASGFDIVFFLPDSEDDFVSYTEFLRYLGSKSRAGVVKVDGGTTLFLVPPSDFLRNVLQVDGPERLYGVVLHIPQMSAAAPASAPTPAVQRPQLTAPESQPYYDEREIPLQRRYSMITPSNNHHRDADHRGSLREDSLHQLGQILARPRVDEGQVVQPNLAGIPTNAGLQVQPSLQPDMIATLAKLLPSGQSSALVTGQLPLSSTDQPALTQMNDASTLAKVWRPENQAMASTSSLEQIGNFQHSGQQFSKQAGAVHLPNYGNLAGAQEHPTQHSAYNPEMTLNLPPPPPPPTLPPSSAILSSQVGHSLPTQMSQQQYQPEQYYMTQSNYGQLATVSSSNLQAHHQQIVATPAAQAPVAAQFPPAMQAPAAAQAPVAAQASADEAERNRKYQATLQLAQRLLGQLQQKPGNQP